One segment of Xanthomonas oryzae pv. oryzae DNA contains the following:
- a CDS encoding two-component system VirA-like sensor kinase, which yields MRWATILSAVLLAGLIFFSLCMAALDRDTQRYGHALDALDALDMADTNLDNDVLKARIGLLRDYDSLVTGDAHARDTLQHLRRLADHDPALCQAIAALDADYTEKSLQRELFKSQNSLLSNSLAYFWSESSAQIRQGDDPAAARAASMLASAVQRLSLDTTGEAVALARRRLDEAAQRTTSTPLLPHGRMLLKLLPETDTTIRRMRPIASLASYAQLKTYLQKQHACQQATARQVRFLLLGLAVVMLGALLYLATLLRQRARVLRRRAEFDRLMVAVSRRLVANDRHQLDAGIEAGLMRLAKWAKLPSARLGVVSVGADARIWPDPQDEAFRTMLAAVAATGPVAASDVLVVHANGTVEVLGKPERVRGAQWLCLRQHSEAATVALLCLRLPPLSARRDRGLAALAELLPQLHIALDTLFDALERRRLEDEARALEHRLELARRMETLGTMASGISHNFNNIVGAIRGNAEIALSKLDPHSPASEHLLEISHTTAHAYDLIESILSFGRVQNYNVQPVELNALLQGAVSLLSVSLPSTVTIALQQEQEPLHALGNPAQLQQVILNLASNAAQAMDMRGTVTIQLSAAKGSAADGTPRRIAQLRVSDHGIGIPPDQLDRIFDLFFTTRNRGTGLGLATVRKIIDNHEGRIDVDSTLCVGTTFVVELPLRTGIAAAPQAAPLPKTRSRHASLLLLCDDAAELDRLEEMLAALGHEPVGSLELPAAVAMATSDPMRFDGVLLKRDRAGDAEHAIDALHAAAPKLPLILATRAMSLATRKGLGGAITEIIAQPFDLSALALALERALGRTMDMTTQDEGTPAL from the coding sequence ATGAGGTGGGCGACGATCCTCAGCGCCGTGCTGCTGGCGGGGCTGATTTTCTTCAGTCTGTGCATGGCGGCGCTGGATCGCGACACGCAGCGTTACGGTCACGCGCTGGACGCACTCGACGCGCTGGACATGGCCGATACCAATCTCGACAACGACGTGCTGAAGGCGCGCATTGGCCTGCTGCGCGACTACGACTCGCTGGTGACCGGCGATGCCCACGCACGCGACACCTTGCAGCACCTGCGCCGGCTGGCCGACCACGACCCTGCGTTGTGCCAGGCCATCGCCGCGCTGGACGCCGACTACACGGAGAAATCGCTGCAGCGGGAGTTATTCAAATCGCAGAATTCGCTGCTGTCCAACTCGCTGGCCTACTTCTGGAGCGAGAGCAGCGCGCAGATCCGCCAAGGCGACGATCCCGCTGCGGCACGCGCAGCGAGCATGCTGGCAAGCGCCGTGCAACGCCTGAGTCTGGACACGACCGGCGAGGCGGTCGCACTGGCACGCCGGCGCCTGGACGAAGCGGCACAACGCACGACCAGCACGCCGCTGCTGCCGCATGGACGCATGCTGCTGAAGCTGTTGCCGGAGACCGATACCACCATCCGCCGCATGCGCCCGATCGCTTCGCTGGCCTCGTATGCACAGCTCAAGACGTATCTGCAAAAACAGCATGCCTGCCAGCAGGCCACCGCGCGCCAGGTCCGCTTCCTGTTGCTGGGATTGGCCGTCGTCATGTTGGGCGCCTTGCTGTACCTGGCCACGTTGCTGCGGCAGCGCGCGCGGGTATTGCGTCGACGCGCGGAGTTCGACCGCTTGATGGTTGCGGTGTCGCGCCGTCTTGTGGCCAACGATCGCCACCAGCTGGACGCTGGTATCGAGGCCGGGCTGATGCGGTTGGCGAAGTGGGCGAAGCTGCCGAGTGCCCGCCTCGGCGTGGTATCCGTCGGCGCTGACGCGCGAATCTGGCCCGATCCGCAGGACGAGGCCTTCCGCACCATGCTTGCCGCAGTGGCCGCCACCGGACCGGTCGCCGCCAGCGACGTACTGGTCGTCCACGCCAATGGCACCGTCGAGGTGTTGGGCAAGCCCGAACGCGTGCGCGGCGCGCAGTGGCTCTGCCTGCGGCAACACTCCGAAGCGGCGACGGTTGCACTGCTGTGCCTGCGGCTGCCGCCACTTTCCGCGCGCCGCGATCGTGGCCTGGCGGCACTGGCCGAACTTCTGCCGCAGTTGCACATCGCGCTCGACACCTTGTTCGATGCACTGGAGCGACGGCGACTCGAAGACGAAGCCCGGGCGCTGGAACATCGCCTGGAACTGGCCCGGCGGATGGAAACGTTGGGGACAATGGCCAGCGGCATTTCGCACAACTTCAACAACATCGTCGGCGCGATTCGTGGCAATGCCGAGATCGCCCTGTCCAAACTGGATCCGCACTCGCCGGCATCGGAGCACCTGCTCGAGATCAGCCACACCACGGCGCACGCTTACGATCTGATCGAATCCATCCTCAGTTTCGGGCGGGTGCAGAATTACAACGTACAGCCGGTTGAGTTGAACGCCTTGCTGCAAGGCGCAGTTTCGCTGCTGTCGGTGTCGCTGCCATCGACCGTCACGATCGCCCTGCAGCAGGAGCAGGAGCCACTGCACGCGCTGGGCAATCCAGCGCAACTGCAGCAGGTCATCCTCAATCTGGCCAGCAACGCGGCGCAGGCGATGGACATGCGCGGGACGGTCACGATTCAACTGTCGGCCGCCAAGGGCAGCGCAGCCGACGGCACGCCCCGTCGCATCGCGCAGCTGCGTGTCAGCGACCACGGCATCGGCATTCCTCCAGACCAACTGGATCGCATCTTCGATCTCTTCTTCACCACCCGCAATCGCGGCACCGGGCTGGGATTGGCAACGGTTCGCAAGATCATCGACAACCACGAAGGGCGGATCGACGTGGACAGCACGCTGTGTGTCGGCACGACCTTCGTGGTCGAGCTGCCACTGCGGACAGGCATTGCAGCAGCCCCCCAGGCCGCGCCCTTGCCGAAGACGCGATCGCGGCATGCGAGCTTGCTGCTGCTGTGCGACGACGCGGCCGAGCTCGACCGCCTGGAAGAAATGCTGGCCGCATTGGGACACGAACCGGTCGGCTCATTGGAGCTGCCGGCAGCCGTCGCGATGGCAACGTCCGACCCGATGCGCTTCGATGGCGTGCTGCTCAAGCGCGATCGTGCCGGCGATGCCGAACACGCGATCGACGCGCTGCATGCCGCTGCGCCGAAGCTGCCATTGATCCTCGCCACCCGTGCGATGAGCCTGGCGACACGCAAGGGTCTGGGCGGCGCCATCACCGAGATCATTGCGCAGCCGTTCGATCTGAGCGCGCTGGCGCTTGCGCTGGAACGTGCGCTGGGTCGCACGATGGACATGACAACGCAGGATGAGGGCACGCCTGCTCTGTGA
- a CDS encoding LysR family transcriptional regulator produces MNIRPSDLPLLVSLDALLELKNVTHAAQRLHMSQPALSSQLARLRVLFKDPLLMPSDTGRGMVATPRADQLASPLREAIGKLSLLGKDSAFDPATSSASFRIAAAADAIGTLGAGLAGLIQAQGNRKMRLEFVHVSSDTRLDAFENGELDLLIDHAQAVPDALRLRRLRDERYVLVQRRGHPRGTAALSAASYSRLAHVQVAHAQACNLAIDAQLRHLGHTRQIAVTVSQCATARDIVLGTDMVATMPATLAAERGHAPLDCFELPFPLPDMALAMAWHRRNDAHAAHRWLRERVLDLLVPAAPAAAVPAAARRTAGRADLVLSVS; encoded by the coding sequence ATGAATATCCGACCAAGCGACTTACCTCTTCTGGTGTCCCTCGACGCATTGCTTGAGCTGAAGAACGTCACCCATGCCGCGCAGCGATTGCATATGAGCCAGCCGGCACTGTCCTCGCAACTCGCACGACTCCGCGTGCTGTTCAAGGATCCGTTGTTGATGCCATCGGACACCGGCCGCGGCATGGTGGCCACGCCACGCGCGGATCAACTGGCTTCGCCGCTGCGCGAAGCGATCGGCAAACTGAGCCTGCTCGGCAAGGACAGCGCGTTCGATCCAGCGACGTCGTCGGCGAGCTTCCGGATCGCAGCCGCTGCCGATGCGATCGGCACCTTGGGTGCGGGATTGGCAGGGTTGATCCAGGCCCAGGGCAATCGAAAGATGCGTTTGGAGTTCGTGCATGTGAGTTCCGACACGCGCCTGGACGCGTTCGAAAACGGCGAGCTGGATCTGCTGATCGATCACGCGCAAGCGGTTCCCGACGCGCTGCGCTTGCGCCGTTTACGCGACGAACGCTACGTGCTGGTGCAGCGCCGTGGCCATCCGCGCGGTACCGCGGCGCTGAGCGCAGCGAGCTACAGCCGTCTGGCGCATGTGCAGGTCGCGCACGCACAGGCCTGCAACCTCGCCATCGATGCGCAACTGCGGCATCTGGGGCACACCCGGCAGATCGCGGTGACCGTCTCGCAGTGCGCCACCGCGCGCGACATCGTACTGGGCACCGACATGGTCGCCACCATGCCGGCAACGCTTGCGGCAGAGCGCGGGCATGCACCGCTGGACTGCTTCGAACTGCCTTTCCCGCTGCCGGACATGGCGCTGGCGATGGCCTGGCATCGACGCAACGATGCCCATGCCGCACATCGCTGGTTGCGCGAGCGTGTGCTGGACCTGCTTGTTCCGGCAGCGCCGGCCGCAGCGGTGCCGGCCGCGGCGCGACGCACCGCCGGCCGTGCCGATCTCGTGCTATCCGTTTCGTGA
- the tssA gene encoding type VI secretion system protein TssA, producing the protein MQIDNAPLLRPVDEQVPSGPNLEYTPEFQSLEELARPRQERALGAGVLVPDAPQWRQVAESAEHLLGRSKDLRLGILLSIARLHQDGLVGWSSGVGLLRQLLEQFWGDVHPHLDADEDNDPTERVNAIAALADSERTLTQLRNVRLFKGLHPGHFSLRDLRIVQGTLKLAAEDASEIPEPAAIDACLRDCPLEALLDLDAALAAAQDDIAAIAGVFAERTPGHGPELAPLTQDLDELRAFLRPYVSERSGSPAEPTEHAAPGADTVRTSTPRAHAVEHPDEVRRMLDQLCDYYARREPSSPVPLLLRRAQRLVGLDFTALIRDLAPRAIEELQVVSGQDHSD; encoded by the coding sequence ATGCAGATCGACAACGCACCGTTGCTGCGACCGGTCGACGAACAGGTGCCATCCGGTCCGAACCTGGAATACACCCCGGAGTTCCAGAGCCTGGAGGAACTTGCACGACCGCGTCAGGAGCGCGCCTTGGGCGCTGGCGTGCTTGTGCCCGACGCGCCGCAATGGCGCCAGGTCGCCGAGAGCGCCGAACACTTGCTAGGGCGCTCCAAGGACTTGCGGCTGGGCATCTTGCTGAGCATCGCCCGCTTGCACCAGGACGGTCTGGTGGGCTGGTCCAGCGGCGTCGGCCTGCTCCGACAACTGCTGGAGCAGTTCTGGGGCGACGTCCATCCTCATCTGGATGCCGATGAAGACAACGACCCGACCGAACGCGTCAACGCCATCGCTGCGTTGGCCGACAGCGAGCGCACGCTGACACAGCTGCGCAACGTGCGCCTATTCAAGGGACTGCATCCAGGACATTTCTCGCTGCGCGATCTGCGCATCGTGCAAGGCACGCTCAAGCTCGCTGCGGAGGACGCGAGCGAGATACCAGAGCCTGCCGCCATCGATGCCTGCCTGCGCGACTGCCCGCTGGAGGCGTTGCTTGATCTGGACGCGGCCCTGGCCGCTGCGCAGGACGACATTGCCGCAATTGCCGGCGTGTTCGCCGAGCGCACTCCGGGGCACGGTCCGGAGCTGGCACCGCTCACGCAGGATCTGGACGAGTTGCGTGCGTTCCTGCGGCCCTATGTGTCCGAACGTTCCGGATCCCCGGCCGAGCCGACCGAACATGCAGCACCGGGCGCCGACACTGTCAGGACATCGACGCCACGCGCGCACGCCGTGGAGCATCCGGACGAGGTTCGCCGCATGCTCGACCAGCTCTGCGATTACTACGCGCGGCGCGAGCCCTCCAGCCCGGTGCCGTTACTGTTGCGGCGCGCACAACGCCTGGTCGGCCTGGATTTCACCGCACTGATACGCGATCTCGCGCCGCGCGCGATTGAAGAGCTGCAAGTGGTGTCGGGCCAGGACCATTCCGACTAG